The genomic window CCCACAGGACGTGCTGCTCTTCTGCGGCACGGGCTGCACCGCCGCCATCAAGCGCCTCCAGGAGGTGACCGGCATGGCCGTCCCTCCCACGCTGCGCTCCAGGGTGCTGGAGGTCCTGCCGCCGTCCGACCGGTGGGTGGTATTCGTCGGGCCGTACGAGCACCACTCCAACCTGCTCTCGTGGCGGGAGAGTCTCGCGGAGGTGGTCGAGATCAGGCTGCGGCAGGACGACGGCCTCGTCGACATGGCGGCCCTGGAGGAGGCGCTGGCAGCGCTCGGGCGCGCGGGGCGGCCCATGCTGGGCTCTTTCTCGGCGTGCAGCAACGTCACCGGGCTGCGCACCGACACGCGGGCCGTGGCGCGCCTGCTGCACCGGCACGGCGCCTTCGCCTGCTTCGACTTTGCATGCAGCGCACCCTACGTCGACATCGACATGAGGTCCGGGGAGCCGGATGGCTACGACGCCGTCTTCCTGAGCGCGCACAAGTTCCTCGGCGGGCCCGGCAGCCCGGGCATCCTCGCGATGGCGTCGCGGCTCTACCGCCTCCGCCGCACCGCGCCGTCCACCAGCGGCGGGGGCACCGTGCTCTACGTCAGCGGCTTCGACCACGGAGACACGGTGTACTGCGAGGACACGGAGGAGCGCGAGGACGCGGGGACGCCGGCCATCATACAGAAGGTCCGAGCAGCGCTGGCGTTCAAGGTGAAGGAGTGGGTCGGGGCGGAGTGCATCGAGGAGGGCGAGCAGCGCATGCTCGCCCTCGCCCTCCGCCGGATCCGGACGGCTGCCAACCCCAACCTGCGGCTGCTGCTCGGCGGCGACCCCGGCACCACCGCAAGCCGGCTCCCGGTGCTCTCTTTCGTGGTGTACCCTCCGGTCGTCGACGAGAACAAGGAGGCGGGGCCGGCGAGGCCGCAGTTGCACTGCCGGTTCGTGACGAAGCTACTGAACGATCTGTTCGGCGTGCAGGCTCGCGGGGGCTGCGCCTGCGCAGGGCCTTACGGCCACCGGCTGCTCGGCATCACCCCGGCGCGAGCCAAAGCCATTAAATCCGCCGTCGAGATGGTAACCGAAACTAAACAGTTTCGAACTTCATAATCCTCTGCACTCACTATTTGTCGATGATGGATTCTGTTCTGATCGATCGATCCATGCAGGGCTATCACGGTGTGCGGCCAGGGTGGACGCGTGTCAGCCTGGCGTACTACACGTCGGCGCGCGAGGCGGAGTTCGTGCTGGAGGCCATAGACTTCGTTGCCAGTTTCGGCCACCGGTTTCTGCCGCTCTACACCTTCGACTGGAAATCCGGGGACTGGCTGTACAACCGCACCTGCGGCCGCGTCCGGCCAGACAACCGGCCGGTCGCCGATACTACCATAACTAGTGCTGCTGCTCTTGAGTCACACAGTGGAGAAGTCAAAGCAGAGCACGATTACCAGAGCTACATGGCGTTTGCACGGAACCTGGCCGAGTCCCTGCTCAACACTGGCCTGGATGACACTCCGGCTAGGGGCATTCCCAAAGCCATTGACCAACAGTTGGTTTACTTTATGACGTGACTTGAGTCGCCGCAGAGTTCGACCCTTGGGTCTTTTGGGTTTTTTTCCCCCGGTATAAAAGATGATGCAGAACTAGAATATACGTATATTTGTCAACTCATGTCATATATAGTACAACAGTGTAAAGATCATCGAAGATAGATTCATAGATAGTACATATTTCCAAAGCGTGACGCCGGGTCTGCGCTTTCTTTCTTCcaggagaagaaaagaaaggcaATCTCGCCTCCTGCCGCTAGGGCTTCTTCTTCCGCGGCCATcttccggcggctcccctccgctgaCGGCCTCGGTCGTCAGTGGTGAGGGgagtcgccggatccacgcgtgtggattgtTTTAGGCAGTAGTTTTTTAGGATTTTGGCTTGTTCATTGTCATTGGCTTCGGCAATGGTGATGGTGACACCGACTAATAAATCTTCAGATCCTTCCCCAATGAGGCGATCCGTTTTTGGGGTGGATTTGGAAACCagactgttcaagcaaggatggtgcgACGGCGgtggctgtcggcgttctgggaacgggggtccccaaacttgcctgcctacggcctgcagcgtggctcagtcgatggcccagtacggcccgtcttcatcagcaaacactcaagaccctcgcgaggggccaagcctcgtagggcggacgacgcaaggcctcctcaggggcggcctcaccaggccggctcgcgaggaggcggagagatcaaggcgaggggtacctcgcgaggtgctcatgacgcaagtcatgacgatcaagaccaggcgggcgccagcttgtgcagtgtcctcgtttcctctttggtgcaaaggggcaagcgcaggcgcggagtaccgaggcatcaggcaaaggtttccatatcggtgcaacgagaccaagaccagtaggacgacaggacggaggtcccagtgaagcccaagacgacgtcatcactagtgcctttggcagtcaaatacaacctttagtcaggatagcttgtactagctgtcccctttcaaaatggccgttgttggctcctttcccgctcaatatttgggaagaggaccagggcctctataaatagggctagctgCAACAGTAGTGGTAAGGGAAGATCTCATCTCATCTAGAGCGAAGTTAAGCTGATCCGAACCTAGCTcatccacaccaccacaagaacacctctcgcgaggcttttcttcccctgtactgttcatcaccatcccaagaggcaatccaccacaccacacactggattagggtattacaccacaacggtggcccgaaccagtataaacctcgtgtctcttgtgttgtttatcgtgctagcttagaatggCGGCaaggttgtgggcgtgtttcggtagggagaagatcttcgtgcgcaccccagggttcgaatcttaggggttttgccggaactcgatatccgacatttggcgcgccaggtaggggtgcgccgaaatcttctTTCCGCCGATCTGTGCTCCaccgcttcgtcgcatccatgtttGGCGACCTGacgaccaacgccgaccgctgggcggtATGACCAGCCCATGCCGCGCCACCTGCCCaaggtgtgttggggaacgttgcagaaaattaaaaattttcctacggtttcaccaagatccatctatgagttcatctaagcaacgagtgataggagagagattgcatctacataccacttgtagatcgcgtgcggaagcgttcaagagaacggtgatgatggagtcgtactcgtcgtgatccaaatcaccgatgaccaagtgccgaacggacagcacctccgcgttcaacacatgtacggagcgcacgacgtctcctccttcttgatccagcaaggggggaaggagaggttgatgaagatccagcagcacaacggcgtggtggtggatgcagcaggactctggcagggcttcgccaagctgctgcgggaggaggaagaggtgtagcaggggagggaggcgccaagacacaggggtgcggctgccctcccccctgccctcctttatataggcccccggggggggcgcaggccctgggagatcccatctcccaaggggggcggcagccaggggggtggagtgccccccaaggcaagtggggcgcgccccccacctagggtttccaaccctaggcgcaggggggcccaggagggggcgcaccagcccactaggggctggttcccctcccacttcagcccacggggccctccgggataggtggccccaccgggtggacccccgggacccttccggtggtcccggtacaataccgggtgaccccgaaactttcctgatggccgaaacaacacttcctatatataattctttacctccggaccattccggaactcctcgtgacgtccgggatctcatccgggactccgaacaacattcagtttgctgcatactcatattcatacaaccctagcgtcaccgaaccttaagtgtgtagactctacgggttcgggagacatgcagacatgaccgagacggctcttcggtcaataaccaatagcgggatctggatacccatgttggctcccacatactcctcgatgatctcatcggatgaaccacgatgtcgaggattcaagcaaccccgtatacaattccctttgtcagacggtatgttacttgcccgagattcgatcgtcggtatcccaataccttgttcaatctcgttaccggcaagtcactttactcgtaccgtaatgcatgatcccgtgaccagacacttggtcactttgagctcattataatgatgcactaccgagtgggcccagtgatacctctccgtcatacggagtgacaaatcccagtcttgatccgtgtcaacccaacagacactttcggagatacctgtagtgcacctttatagtcacccagttatgttgtgacgtttggtatacccaaagcactcctacggtatccgggagttacacgatctcatggtctaaggaagagatacttgacattggaaaagctctagcaaaacgaagtacatgatcttgtgctatgcttaggattgggtcttgtccatcacatcattctcctaatgatgtgatcccgttgtcaatgacatccaatgtccatagtcaggaaaccatgactatctgttgatcaacgagctagtcaactagaggctcactagggacatgttgtggtctaagtattcacacgtgtattacgatttccggataatacaattatagcatgaataaaagacaattatcatgaacaaagaaatataataataatccttttattattgcctctagggcatatttccaacagtctcccacttgcactagagtcaataatctagttacattgtgatgaatcgaacacccatagagttttggtgttgatcatgttttgctcgcggaagaggtttagtcaacggatctgcgacattcagatctgtatgtactttgcaaatatctatgtctccatcttgaacattttcacggatggagttgaaatgacgcttgatgtgcctggtcttcttgtgaaacctgggctccttggcaagggcaatagctccagtgttgtcacagaagagtttgatcggccccgacgcattgggtatgactcctaggtcggtgatgaactccttcacccaaattgcttcatgcgctgcctccgaggctgccatgtattccgcttcacatgtagatcccgccacgacgctctgcttgcagctgcactagcttactgccccaccattcaacatatacatgtatctggcttgtgacttagagtcatccagatctgtgtcgaagctagcgtcgacgtaaccctttacgatgagctcttcgtcacctccataaacgagaaacatgtcctttgtccttttcaggtacttcaggatattcttgaccac from Triticum aestivum cultivar Chinese Spring chromosome 3B, IWGSC CS RefSeq v2.1, whole genome shotgun sequence includes these protein-coding regions:
- the LOC123065639 gene encoding uncharacterized protein yields the protein MFKSPLTDHLRSSFCSTSSIMPLLVALPVPISVRASTGALSSTGAASPSANADGLLFDDLVLGDGEGSKNETDDDPAVKLEWLRSQIIGAEAEFASPFGTRRITYADHTASGRCLLFVEEFVQRNVLPYYGNTHTVDSYVGMHTSKLAREAARYVKRSLGGGPQDVLLFCGTGCTAAIKRLQEVTGMAVPPTLRSRVLEVLPPSDRWVVFVGPYEHHSNLLSWRESLAEVVEIRLRQDDGLVDMAALEEALAALGRAGRPMLGSFSACSNVTGLRTDTRAVARLLHRHGAFACFDFACSAPYVDIDMRSGEPDGYDAVFLSAHKFLGGPGSPGILAMASRLYRLRRTAPSTSGGGTVLYVSGFDHGDTVYCEDTEEREDAGTPAIIQKVRAALAFKVKEWVGAECIEEGEQRMLALALRRIRTAANPNLRLLLGGDPGTTASRLPVLSFVVYPPVVDENKEAGPARPQLHCRFVTKLLNDLFGVQARGGCACAGPYGHRLLGITPARAKAIKSAVEMGYHGVRPGWTRVSLAYYTSAREAEFVLEAIDFVASFGHRFLPLYTFDWKSGDWLYNRTCGRVRPDNRPVADTTITSAAALESHSGEVKAEHDYQSYMAFARNLAESLLNTGLDDTPARGIPKAIDQQLVYFMT